Within Thermoplasmataceae archaeon, the genomic segment TGTATTATTGTCAGGGTAAGAGGGATCTTGCCAAAGATAGCTGGACTTCACGGTAGAGAGATCAAGCTTGACAATACCTTTTTTCTGATCGGGATCGAAGGGGAGCGGGTTTACATTTATCGAAACCTTGGCGAGAAGATCTCACCCTTAGAGAGAAACAATATTGAAGGTTATAGTGGGAGTGGTTCAAGCATATTTGTTATGGGGGACACCGTGCTGAGACTTTCTGTGCTTGAGACATTTTGGAAAATTCTGAATAAAATAAACGGTTTGCCAGGATTCAGAATGAACCCATGCATTCTTTCTCATTCCACCGATTTGTACGTTCAGATTGACTACGATGAGCAATCCCTCGGGAAAAATTTTAAAGTTGCGATGGAAATCTTGAATTCCCTGATTGAAAAAAATGAGATAATATACATGGGACCACAGCCTGCCGCTTATCCATACCTGATCAAGCTCTACAGGGATTTTGGTTGCCCCATGGATGACCTCACGCTCGTTAAGACAGAGTGGAATATGACGCCGCAGGAAATAGACCTAGAAAATAAGGGGATCTTCAGGAACAACGGGATACTTGTTCCAAAGTTCTTTACAAATGCTGTCAGCGATACCATACTGTTCAAGCTTTATTCCAAGGAAGTTATGGGCGAAGCATTATACAGGCCAGTCAATGATGACAACCTTATAGAAATGGATCTGGAATCGAAGTTTTTCTCAGATGTGTACAGGGAAGTTATCATGGCCTATTATGGTACCCTTTTTTACTGGGCGGAGGTAAAAGGTCAGGTGATGACCTCGAATTTCATTATAGATACTTCACTGATCAACAAGTTTCTTATCGGGCTGAGAAACCACTGGAATATAGCTACTAGAAAAAATCACAGCAATGCGGTTGTGAGAGTATCAAAGGTCAATGATCAAGGGCTTGACTGAAAAAAGCTGAAATTTCATATTGTGACATTGTCCTGCCAAAATTTCTCTTTGCTGAACAGTCTCGGTTGTTGCAGATTATAATTTAGGGAATTTAAAAATAGTGCGAAATTTTTTCTAGCAAATAACACAAAGTATTTTCTATAACTAATTATAATGACATCTGTGAAAATGAAGTCCAAGAGGATCGTGGTGTTGTCCACTGTTATCGTGTTTTTACTTTCGTTATCATTTACTTCTGGAGTTATCGGTGGAGCAGGGCATTCAGGGATGATGGCAGTTCCCGCTACAACGCATTCTATGACAAAAGGGGGCGTTCCGACTAATACATTCATTACCCAGTCAAAAGTGGATGTATCAAAACTCTACAAGAACGAACCCGCTCCAATGGGGATAGCAGATTTCGGGATCGGGCCTTCGGGTTCTTCTTACTCATATAACAGCTCCTCGTTTGAGGGTATTATAAACGTAAATAGCCTGTCAACTTATAATAGCAGCCTGAACCCAGATAAATATTATGGAGGCTATTACGGCCTATCTTTCCAGCTCAACACGGTCCTGACCTTTAGCCTGGCGGGGAAGAGTTACGTGTACTGGACTCAGGACGTGGTTCTGTTCAGTGTGCAGAATTATACACCCATGATAATAAATAACATCTGGAATTTCTCGTCAAGTTCATCTTATCTACACCCTGGATCAATCTCGGGAAACGGTACACTATACACCACATCTAATTCTCCTCTACAGAATTTCTATATTGCAACTGCTTCTCACAGTTTACAAGGTTCTTATAAAAACCTGACTGCCAATTTCACGTTGGAACTGAGGATGACTGCATCACTTGCGTCAGGCAAGCCGCAGGTGGCTTTCCAGTATAATGATGGTTTCGGGTGGCAGACCTTTGATACGCCTGTTTTCACGTTTGCCGAAGGAGCAACCATTCCTGTATTCTTGGTGGATGGCAACAGCTATACACCGCTAGGGACGTACTATGACTCTGAACTCATATTGGGTGGGCCTGCTGGGAGTTCCAATACCTCCGCGGTCGGCGGAAACCTTTCGCTGCAGCTTATGTACTGGAACGGCCACAATTACCAGAATGTTCCAAATGCATTCAATCACGGAAGCGACACTGCAGAAGGAATAAACAACGTCGCAGTCACTGAGGGGCCTGCTTCCGGGGGCGTTTCACCATCAGCGAACATGGGTGCCGGTACCGGCAGCCTTGGCATGATATACAACAGTTCTTCTGTCTCTTTTCTCAATGTTAACGTTCTTGGATTTACGAGCGGTTCCCTATTACTGAATGGAACAAGTTACCAGTTCACAGGCTCTTATGTGAATGTAACAATTATGCCTGGGACTTATGACGCAACGATTGTCTCGTCAAATCAAATTTATAGAATTGGCAATTTCACGATATCAGCCGGGCAGACACTGAATCTGTTTTCAGGCAGGATTTATCAGATCACATTCACTGAAACAGGTCTTCCCTATGGAACGGCGTGGTCTGTGAAGATCTACAACTATTCCGGGATTGAAAACACCTTCAGTTCAAAGCTGTCAACATTATCTTTTGGGGTTCAGAACGGAACCTATTCCTACAGCGTGAGTTCGTCTGACTCAAATTACGTGAACTCGACAATTGGGCAGTTCACAATTAATGGTTCAGACCATTCAACAATCAGTGTTGTTTTTCAAAAGGTAAACGTTTCTGGATTTACAACTGGTGTTGTGGCAATTGCCATTATGCTGGTAGCGCTCATAGGGATAGGGCTCTGGTTGAGACGGAGAAAGTGATTCACAGGGTCAGTTGCTCGTTACGGCTCTTCTGACGGTTTCATACAGCGAATAAGACAGGAGCATCAGTGAAAATGCTCTCACTCCATGCTTCCTTGACCAGTCTATCTCCTTCACGAGGTAAGTGAGATGTTTGCTCTTGTCACTCTGCGCTGTATAGGATTCCCCGTTCATATAACTCAGGATATTATTCACAATTCTCTTGCCGTTGACGCTGTCAATATAACCGAGCTTTGTTCCCGATTCAACCATCTTGATTCCGGAACGATACGTCGCCTCAACAAGATCATCTCTGCTCATGGATTTGCTCTCATAATTTAGAAAGTCCTGCCATATTCTTCCCTTATCGAGTAAATTGTAATAATCCATGATCCCCTTGGCGGTTATTGTGTATCCATAGCGATCTGGCATCTCATAGAACAGCGATCCCGGATCAAGGAATGGGGTAAGAGGAGAAATGAATCCATAAACTGGCATTTTCTTAGTCGAGTATTTTTTCATAATGGTTTCAAGATAATCAGCATCCCTCAGGACACTGTTCATATCCTGGCCGGGAAGACCTATGGAGAAATACACGTCAAATTTCTTTGAATCATGTTTGGCCGCGTTCTCAATGGATCTTTCAAGATCGTGGTTTGAATAGAATCTTCCTGTTTCCCTCCGTATCAAATGGTCGGAAGAATCGGGGGAGATTTCGCATGCATAATTCTGGACAAATCGACTCAGTGTTGCGAAATACTCCTCAGGTGGCGGAACAAAGTATTCCGTAAGCAGAGGGAGATCGAGCCCCCTATTTTGTATTATGTTTAACAGTGCTGTATAATATTTTTCCCCCATTGCATTAAGATCGCCTGCCATGAATACCGGGGAATTGATGGTTTCATGAATGCCTTCCAGCTCCAAGCCTATAACCTCAGGGTCTCTCCTTACGGGTGATATGCTGTTGTAATATTTTGAGTAAGCATAATGTGACCCGCCGCAGAAACCGCAGTTGAACTGGCAGCCCCTCTGCAGTATGGTCATCGCAACAGGGTTCTCTACCCATGCATAATAAGGGAGATGGCCCCGGATATCATGATGGAAAATGGCATTCCTGACAAGTGTTTTGTAGTCTATGAAGACTTTCTTAACGGCATCTGGATCATCAGCCCTTGGGGTTCTCTTT encodes:
- a CDS encoding thermopsin, with protein sequence MKSKRIVVLSTVIVFLLSLSFTSGVIGGAGHSGMMAVPATTHSMTKGGVPTNTFITQSKVDVSKLYKNEPAPMGIADFGIGPSGSSYSYNSSSFEGIINVNSLSTYNSSLNPDKYYGGYYGLSFQLNTVLTFSLAGKSYVYWTQDVVLFSVQNYTPMIINNIWNFSSSSSYLHPGSISGNGTLYTTSNSPLQNFYIATASHSLQGSYKNLTANFTLELRMTASLASGKPQVAFQYNDGFGWQTFDTPVFTFAEGATIPVFLVDGNSYTPLGTYYDSELILGGPAGSSNTSAVGGNLSLQLMYWNGHNYQNVPNAFNHGSDTAEGINNVAVTEGPASGGVSPSANMGAGTGSLGMIYNSSSVSFLNVNVLGFTSGSLLLNGTSYQFTGSYVNVTIMPGTYDATIVSSNQIYRIGNFTISAGQTLNLFSGRIYQITFTETGLPYGTAWSVKIYNYSGIENTFSSKLSTLSFGVQNGTYSYSVSSSDSNYVNSTIGQFTINGSDHSTISVVFQKVNVSGFTTGVVAIAIMLVALIGIGLWLRRRK
- a CDS encoding TIGR04190 family B12-binding domain/radical SAM domain protein; this translates as MGSVNVCFLHAPSIYDFRTRDLKEGPISDVVPSTPVFEMYPVGFISMLSYLVRNGFSARISNLAVLMLSDRNFNAEKYIKRIDADIFGIDLHWLPHTQGAFEVSKLVKKIHPESKVVFGGFSSSYFAEDILKNNSSVDYILAGDFMEEQMRKLALAVEDNLNLETVPNLVYRVNGAIKRTPRADDPDAVKKVFIDYKTLVRNAIFHHDIRGHLPYYAWVENPVAMTILQRGCQFNCGFCGGSHYAYSKYYNSISPVRRDPEVIGLELEGIHETINSPVFMAGDLNAMGEKYYTALLNIIQNRGLDLPLLTEYFVPPPEEYFATLSRFVQNYACEISPDSSDHLIRRETGRFYSNHDLERSIENAAKHDSKKFDVYFSIGLPGQDMNSVLRDADYLETIMKKYSTKKMPVYGFISPLTPFLDPGSLFYEMPDRYGYTITAKGIMDYYNLLDKGRIWQDFLNYESKSMSRDDLVEATYRSGIKMVESGTKLGYIDSVNGKRIVNNILSYMNGESYTAQSDKSKHLTYLVKEIDWSRKHGVRAFSLMLLSYSLYETVRRAVTSN